One window of Bacteroidales bacterium genomic DNA carries:
- a CDS encoding peptidoglycan DD-metalloendopeptidase family protein: MYKSRQLEAVLEKYNDTIEPIMKLGVNREDFVEMDFTKTNQKLKNININDTEAFKAYIQSVLNNYKKLGIGGYGEDRIIYHQSSIFNGGKGKGVRTIHLGIDIWVPAGTIIYAPINSWVHSFRDNNKFGDYGATIVLEHHLNDVTFYTLYGHLSRSSLKGLEEGMEILKGDDFASIGDSDENGQWPPHLHFQLISDMLGWKGDFYGVAPVTDKDYYMNLCPNPEKMLKFE, encoded by the coding sequence ATGTATAAATCCAGGCAATTAGAAGCGGTATTAGAAAAGTATAATGACACCATTGAACCCATAATGAAATTGGGGGTCAACAGGGAGGATTTTGTAGAGATGGACTTCACCAAAACCAATCAGAAGCTTAAAAATATTAATATTAATGATACTGAAGCTTTCAAAGCGTATATTCAATCTGTACTGAATAACTATAAAAAACTAGGTATCGGAGGTTACGGAGAAGACCGGATCATATATCATCAAAGTTCTATATTTAACGGGGGGAAAGGAAAAGGAGTTCGCACCATTCACCTGGGAATCGATATATGGGTGCCGGCCGGTACCATCATTTATGCCCCGATTAATTCATGGGTTCATAGTTTTCGTGACAACAACAAGTTCGGAGATTATGGTGCTACGATTGTTCTGGAGCATCATTTGAATGATGTAACTTTTTATACACTTTACGGACATTTAAGTCGATCATCCCTTAAAGGTTTAGAGGAAGGTATGGAGATACTTAAAGGGGATGATTTTGCCAGTATTGGAGATTCGGATGAGAATGGGCAGTGGCCTCCACATTTGCACTTTCAACTGATCAGTGATATGTTGGGCTGGAAAGGCGACTTTTATGGCGTTGCACCGGTTACTGACAAGGATTACTACATGAACCTGTGCCCGAATCCTGAGAAGATGCTGAAATTTGAGTAG
- a CDS encoding toxin-antitoxin system YwqK family antitoxin has translation MKKTITYLLLFLLPVIVCSQEVTREEGKYYTQEGELFTGINKKYYENGNIKGEFNIEDGVLDGKSVVYFKDGAKKEVRSYKNGKMHGVWKTWNENGIKVARAVYKKGKKNGTWKIWDDDGTLRFRMKYDEGKKTGKWYNYDKNGNLVATKEFGEN, from the coding sequence ATGAAAAAAACAATTACATATTTACTTCTGTTTTTACTGCCTGTCATTGTTTGCTCGCAGGAGGTGACCAGGGAAGAGGGTAAATATTACACCCAGGAGGGGGAGCTTTTTACCGGTATCAACAAAAAGTACTACGAAAATGGCAATATAAAGGGTGAATTCAATATAGAAGACGGGGTTTTGGACGGCAAATCCGTGGTTTATTTCAAAGACGGCGCCAAAAAAGAAGTCCGCTCCTATAAGAATGGGAAAATGCATGGTGTTTGGAAAACATGGAACGAAAACGGCATTAAGGTTGCCCGGGCAGTTTATAAAAAAGGTAAAAAGAATGGTACATGGAAAATCTGGGATGACGATGGCACCCTGCGATTCAGAATGAAATATGATGAGGGGAAAAAAACGGGCAAATGGTATAATTACGATAAAAACGGCAACCTCGTGGCAACGAAGGAATTCGGGGAAAACTAG